Proteins encoded by one window of Anopheles maculipalpis chromosome 2RL, idAnoMacuDA_375_x, whole genome shotgun sequence:
- the LOC126557952 gene encoding uncharacterized protein LOC126557952: MIHHQPTKYHHANPLTHFLNLHTSHATAAAAAALALATDGLGHSHGQHLHQQTVASGVVGQLHQQQQHLHCSVPNSSPAHQSFQALTHHQPERLVEGPPADTLSRAGRRPRSTQSSRTDEEGEQDESSNDKSFLEELGGQELKREAYDSTVEMCQAEGGSESENNIDIDIDDPEPQGPSDGRTTHCESMDSAKGKDTHTERESSMAKTTPSASEQEDNEEEEIVIDGKSAHKTSQESSDRAVHRACGSPCNESTTAVLDTDSFVGKSFTIAAILGLRKKQDEAAAAAAAVANEYNEGVMNLSTGAGFQQQQQRVAAAAVAAAAMGRLPLVMAAAAAGMEKRDRADSVDSVDTCGGALGYGGQQPPGAGPLTALQNLHQLPALHGSVGGSFTGFHPTGGGAAGGHPGVHQQPHLQGHHPHQHHHHQHHPLHHQVNPHFTAHHFHHHQSQQQVGQHQQQPSQQQQQHQHQHLSQHSAAHQQQLQTGHHMALGGPHHHAQNHNREKFKELGKKAAMSSSAASLKSKRVRTIFTPEQLERLEAEFERQQYMVGPERLYLAHTLQLTEAQVKVWFQNRRIKWRKHHLEITQQRLALIRQRQIASGVPIPTGDAQTHHVQQQQQQQLQQNGMSGGRILNAMDSPELTICTDSMDARSISDGDD; encoded by the exons ATGATACATCATCAGCCGACGAAGTATCATCATGCTAATCCACTAACACACTTCCTGAATCTTCACACATCGCATGCCACAGCAGCGGCGGCAGCCGCACTAGCACTAGCAACCGATGGTTTGGGCCACAGCCATGGACAACATCTTCATCAGCAAACAGTGGCTTCGGGAGTGGTTGGCCAGctgcaccaacagcagcagcatttgcACTGTTCTGTCCCAAATTCATCGCCTGCGCACCAATCATTTCAGGCCCTCACCCACCATCAGCCAGAAAGACTAGTAGAAGGTCCACCGGCGGATACACTCAGCAGAGCCGGACGACGCCCTCGATCTACACAAAGTTCCCGAACGGACGAGGAGGGCGAACAGGACGAGAGCAGCAACGATAAGAGCTTTCTGGAGGAGTTAGGTGGACAAGAGCTTAAGCGGGAAGCGTACGATTCAACGGTTGAAATGTGTCAAGCGGAAGGTGGAAGTGAATCGGAAAACAATATCGACATCGATATTGATGATCCTGAACCGCAGGGGCCGTCTGATGGACGTACAACACACTGTGAGTCGATGGACAGTGCCAAGGGCAAAGATACGCATACGGAGCGGGAATCAAGCATGGCAAAGACGACACCATCCGCTAGCGAGCAGGAAGATAATGAAGAGGAAGAAATCGTCATCGATGGAAAGAGTGCGCACAAAACTTCACAGGAGAGTAGTGATAGAGCTGTCCACAGAGCATGTGGTAGTCCTTGCAACGAATCCACCACAGCCGTGCTCGATACGGACAGTTTCGTTGGAAAATCTTTTACGATAGCAGCCATCTTAGGGTTGCGAAAGAAGCAGGAcgaggcagcagcagctgctgcagcagttGCCAACGAGTACAATGAAGGTGTGATGAATCTTTCCACCGGTGCTGgctttcagcagcagcagcaacgtgtTGCCGCGGCGGCCGTAGCAGCTGCAGCAATGGGACGCTTGCCACTTGTGatggcggctgctgctgccggtatGGAGAAACGTGACCGGGCCGATAGTGTGGATAGTGTAGACACCTGtggtggagcgctaggatacGGTGGACAACAGCCACCAGGAGCTGGCCCATTGACTGCACTGCAAAATCTTCATCAATTACCCGCTTTGCATGGTTCTGTTGGAGGGAGCTTTACCGGGTTCCATCCAACCGGTGGTGGGGCAGCTGGTGGACATCCAGGAGTGCATCAACAACCACACCTTCAGGGCCACCATCCGCAtcagcaccaccatcatcaacatcatcctTTGCATCATCAGGTTAATCCACACTTTACTGCTCACCATTTCCATCACCATCAAAGCCAGCAACAAGTGggacaacatcagcagcaaccatcacagcagcaacagcagcatcaacatcaacatttGTCACAACATTCAGCAGCCCATCAGCAACAGCTTCAGACTGGGCATCATATGGCACTGGGGGGACCACATCATCATGCACAAAATCATAATAGGGAAAAGTTTAAAG AACTGGGTAAGAAGGCAGCCATGTCCTCATCGGCCGCATCACTCAAAAGTAAACGAGTGCGTACTATATTTACACCCGAGCAGCTCGAACGTCTTGAGGCGGAATTCGAACGACAACAGTACATGGTTGGACCGGAACGACTCTACCTTGCACACACGCTCCAGCTAACGGAAGCTCAG GTTAAAGTGTGGTTCCAGAACCGACGGATCAAATGGCGCAAACATCATTTGGAAATAACACAACAGCGGTTGGCGTTAATACGACAACGACAGATAGCTAGTGGTGTTCCGATCCCTACCGGCGATGCACAGACCCATCatgtgcaacaacaacaacagcaacagctgcaacAAAACGGCATGAGTGGAGGGCGCATCCTGAACGCGATGGATTCTCCCGAGCTTACGATATGCACCGATTCGATGGATGCTCGCAGTATCAGCGATGGAGACGATTAG